In Thunnus maccoyii chromosome 11, fThuMac1.1, whole genome shotgun sequence, one genomic interval encodes:
- the sept10 gene encoding septin 10: MASSDVARQPHKGVRPLSLAGHVGFDSLPDQLVNKSICQGFCFNILCIGETGIGKSTLMDTLFNTNFENFESSHFEPQVKLRAQTYDLQESNVRLRLTVVNTVGFGDQMNKQESYQPVVDYIDRQFESYLQEELKIKRSLHNYHDSRVHACLYFISPSGHSLKSLDLVTMKKLDSKVNIIPVIAKADTISKSELHKFKIKIMSELVSNGVQIYQFPLDDETVAKVNTTMNGHLPFAVVGSTEEVSVGNKMVKARQYPWGVVQVENENHCDFVKLREMLICVNMEDLREQTHTRHYELYRRCKLEEMGFKDTDPECKPVSLQQTYEAKRQEFLVELQKREDEMRQMFVQRVKEKESELKEAERELQSRFEQLKRLHAEEKSALEEKKRLLDDDQSSFSKRRAAAQLLQAQSLTANGKKDKDRKNSGFM; the protein is encoded by the exons ATGGCTTCTTCCGATGTTGCTCGGCAGCCG CATAAGGGGGTCCGGCCACTGTCCCTGGCGGGCCATGTGGGCTTTGATAGCCTCCCAGATCAGCTTGTCAACAAGTCCATCTGCCAGGGCTTCTGCTTCAATATTCTCTGCATCG gTGAGACCGGTATTGGCAAGTCTACCCTGATGGACACTCTGTTCAACACCAACTTTGAGAACTTCGAGTCATCCCACTTTGAGCCTCAGGTGAAGCTGCGGGCCCAAACTTATGACCTGCAGGAAAGCAACGTCAGACTACGCCTTACCGTGGTGAACACGGTGGGCTTTGGAGACCAAATGAACAAACAGGAGAG CTATCAGCCGGTGGTGGACTACATCGACAGGCAATTTGAGAGTTATCTGCAGGAAGAGCTCAAAATCAAGCGCTCCCTTCACAACTACCATGATTCACGAGTCCACGCCTGCCTGTACTTCATCTCGCCCTCAGGTCACTCCCTCAAATCCCTGGACCTGGTCACCATGAAGAAACTAGACAGCAAG GTGAACATCATCCCAGTGATCGCCAAAGCCGACACCATCAGTAAGAGCGAGCTGCACAAGTTCAAGATCAAAATCATGAGCGAGCTGGTCAGCAACGGCGTCCAGATCTACCAGTTCCCCCTGGATGATGAGACAGTAGCCAAAGTCAACACTACAATGAAC GGTCATCTGCCGTTCGCTGTGGTCGGCAGCACGGAGGAAGTCTCCGTCGGCAATAAGATGGTGAAGGCTCGTCAGTATCCCTGGGGCGTAGTACAAG TGGAGAACGAGAACCACTGTGACTTCGTGAAGCTGAGAGAGATGCTGATCTGTGTAAACATGGAGGACCTGAGAGAGCAGACGCACACTCGTCACTACGAGCTGTACAGACGCTGCAAACTGGAGGAAATGGGATTCAAAGACACAGACCCAGAGTGCAAACCTGTCAG tttgcaGCAGACTTACGAAGCCAAACGTCAGGAATTCCTGGTGGAGCTGCagaagagagaggatgagatgAGGCAGATGTTTGTGCAGAGGGTGAAGGAGAAGGAGTCTGAGCTGAAGGAGGCTGAGAGAGAG ctgcagagcCGTTTCGAGCAGCTGAAGCGCCTCCACGCGGAGGAGAAGTCGGCtctggaggagaagaagagactCCTGGACGACGACCAGAGTTCCTTCAGCAAGAGACGCGCCGCCGCTCAGCTCCTGCAGGCCCAGAGCCTCACCGCCAACGGCAAGAAGGACAAGGACCGCAAGAA TTCTGGCTTCATGTGA